The following proteins come from a genomic window of Pararhodobacter sp.:
- a CDS encoding monovalent cation/H+ antiporter subunit A: protein MSLALIAALPFLGALLPGLMIRSGRNTCASVTFSVTALAFIGLLLNAPAVFGGRVITEHYDWLPSLGLNVNFMLDGLGFLFALMILGIGLLIILYARFYLSKNDPMGNFYTYLLLFQGAMVGIVLSDNILLLLIFWELTSLSSFLLIGYWKHLPEGRQGARMALIVTGMGGLAMIGGMLILGQIAGSYDISVILTQGEAIRASDMYVPALILILLGAFTKSAQFPFHFWLPHAMAAPTPVSAYLHSATMVKAGLFLMARFWPVLSGTPEWFWLVAGAGLITMVLGAVIALFKDDLKALLAFSTVSHLGLITMLLGMGTEYAAKAAVFHIMNHATFKAALFMTAGIVDHEAHTRNIRLLGGLRKLMPITFMIGTVAALSMAGIPFFNGFLSKEMMLEAAWNTNTLFAVVATLGAVFSVGYSLRFIVHTFLGPVRDDYPSHPHDPGFGMWVAPALLAVMVIVIGIFPQQTVGAFVEVVAGAVTGAHPHVHLALWHGVTPALYMSGIAVAAGLLILSMQRALAPLWDNAPRPEAKQIFDAIVESLARLARAVTDTLHDGAISRYLTVFTASVLAYGCWAFFGGTFTAGTRSMLPIGPVEAIFFVLLIVASAGLVAVHRSRFKALIVISICGLVVSMTFVRFSAPDLALTQLTVEVVTVILLLLALNYLPKQSPILSSAKARLADGAIALAAGAGAGALAFAILTRDMSLTSISEYHVANSYIGGGGNNVVNVILVDFRGFDTMGEIVVLGIAALVIYAIVEVILSGPASRRLLNWIPDMPQAFDRHPLMMVVMTRLALPIALIVGVYIFLRGHNQPGGGFIAGLVVAIAFLMQYMASGFAWTQERQRYDYHAVIATGVMVAVTTGAVSIILGWNFLTSTGAYIHIWPLDEIHLASAAAFDLGVFLTVLGAVLLALASLSRIGRRAGEGVNLTAMDVDPSADPETDAEAR from the coding sequence ATGTCCCTTGCCTTGATCGCGGCGCTCCCATTTCTCGGAGCCTTGTTGCCCGGCTTGATGATCCGTTCAGGTCGCAACACCTGCGCCTCTGTAACGTTTTCCGTGACCGCACTGGCCTTTATCGGCCTGCTGCTGAACGCGCCTGCCGTGTTCGGCGGTCGGGTGATCACCGAGCACTATGACTGGTTGCCGTCGCTCGGCCTGAACGTGAATTTCATGCTGGATGGCTTGGGGTTCCTGTTCGCCTTGATGATCTTGGGCATCGGCCTGCTGATCATCCTTTATGCGCGGTTCTACCTGTCGAAAAACGACCCGATGGGCAATTTCTATACCTATCTGCTGCTGTTCCAAGGCGCGATGGTGGGGATTGTTCTGTCAGATAACATATTGCTTTTGCTGATTTTCTGGGAGTTGACATCGCTGTCGTCCTTCCTGTTGATCGGCTATTGGAAGCATTTGCCCGAGGGGCGCCAAGGGGCCCGCATGGCGCTGATCGTCACAGGAATGGGCGGATTGGCGATGATCGGCGGCATGTTGATTCTGGGCCAGATCGCGGGCAGCTACGACATCAGCGTGATCCTGACCCAGGGCGAGGCGATCCGGGCCTCGGATATGTATGTGCCAGCGCTGATCCTGATTCTGTTGGGGGCTTTCACCAAATCCGCGCAATTTCCGTTCCATTTCTGGTTACCGCACGCGATGGCCGCGCCGACGCCGGTGTCCGCCTATCTGCATTCGGCGACAATGGTGAAAGCGGGCCTGTTCCTGATGGCGCGGTTCTGGCCGGTGTTATCCGGTACGCCCGAGTGGTTCTGGCTGGTCGCCGGAGCCGGGCTGATCACCATGGTTCTGGGCGCGGTGATTGCGCTGTTCAAGGACGATCTGAAGGCGCTGTTGGCTTTTTCAACCGTCAGTCATCTTGGCCTGATCACCATGCTATTGGGAATGGGGACGGAATATGCAGCCAAGGCAGCAGTGTTTCACATCATGAACCACGCGACGTTCAAGGCGGCGCTGTTCATGACCGCCGGGATCGTCGATCACGAGGCGCATACCCGCAACATCCGGTTGCTTGGCGGCTTGCGCAAATTGATGCCGATCACCTTCATGATCGGCACCGTCGCGGCGCTGTCGATGGCGGGGATTCCGTTCTTTAACGGGTTTCTATCGAAGGAAATGATGCTTGAGGCGGCGTGGAATACCAACACGCTGTTCGCGGTCGTGGCGACGTTGGGGGCGGTGTTCTCGGTGGGCTATTCGCTGCGCTTCATTGTCCACACCTTCCTTGGCCCGGTGCGCGACGACTATCCCTCGCACCCCCATGACCCCGGCTTTGGCATGTGGGTCGCGCCCGCATTGCTGGCGGTCATGGTCATCGTCATCGGGATTTTCCCGCAACAAACCGTTGGCGCGTTCGTCGAAGTCGTCGCGGGGGCGGTGACCGGCGCGCATCCGCATGTGCATCTGGCGCTCTGGCATGGCGTGACGCCGGCCTTGTACATGTCGGGCATCGCGGTTGCGGCGGGCTTGCTGATCCTGTCGATGCAGCGCGCACTTGCGCCGCTCTGGGACAATGCGCCCCGACCCGAAGCCAAGCAGATCTTCGACGCAATCGTCGAATCCCTGGCCAGGCTTGCGCGCGCGGTGACCGACACGCTGCATGATGGCGCGATTTCGCGGTATCTGACGGTGTTTACCGCCTCGGTTCTGGCCTATGGCTGCTGGGCTTTCTTTGGCGGGACCTTCACGGCGGGAACCCGGTCGATGCTGCCAATTGGCCCGGTCGAGGCGATCTTCTTTGTGCTGCTGATCGTCGCGTCGGCGGGGCTGGTGGCTGTTCATCGGAGCCGTTTCAAGGCGCTGATCGTCATTTCGATCTGTGGCTTGGTGGTGTCGATGACATTTGTGCGGTTTTCGGCACCGGACCTTGCCTTGACCCAGCTCACCGTCGAAGTGGTGACGGTCATCTTGCTGCTGCTGGCCCTCAACTATTTGCCCAAGCAATCGCCGATCCTGTCCAGCGCCAAGGCGCGGCTGGCGGATGGCGCGATTGCCTTGGCGGCGGGTGCCGGGGCTGGGGCTTTGGCCTTTGCGATTCTGACCCGTGACATGAGTTTGACGTCGATCTCGGAGTATCACGTCGCGAATTCGTATATCGGTGGCGGCGGCAACAACGTGGTGAACGTGATCCTCGTCGATTTCCGGGGCTTTGATACGATGGGCGAGATTGTCGTTCTGGGCATCGCGGCACTGGTCATTTACGCGATTGTCGAGGTGATCTTGTCCGGCCCGGCATCGCGGCGGTTGCTGAACTGGATCCCCGACATGCCGCAAGCCTTTGACCGTCACCCGCTGATGATGGTGGTGATGACCCGTCTGGCCCTGCCAATCGCGTTGATTGTCGGCGTCTATATCTTTCTGCGCGGGCACAATCAGCCGGGTGGCGGGTTTATCGCCGGTCTGGTTGTGGCGATTGCCTTCTTGATGCAATACATGGCCTCGGGCTTTGCGTGGACCCAGGAGCGCCAGCGCTATGACTATCATGCGGTGATTGCCACGGGCGTGATGGTTGCGGTGACGACGGGCGCGGTCAGCATTATTCTGGGATGGAATTTCCTGACCTCGACCGGTGCCTATATCCATATCTGGCCGCTCGATGAGATCCATCTGGCCAGCGCCGCCGCCTTTGATCTGGGCGTGTTCCTGACCGTGCTGGGCGCTGTGCTGCTGGCCCTCGCCAGCCTGAGCCGGATTGGTCGCCGCGCGGGCGAAGGCGTGAACCTGACCGCGATGGATGTCGACCCCAGCGCCGATCCTGAAACCGACGCGGAGGCACGCTGA
- a CDS encoding Na+/H+ antiporter subunit C encodes MELLVAISIGVMTATGVYLMLRLRTFPVVLGLSMLSYAVNVFIFASGRLVTDAPPVLGVADTMTDPLPQALVLTAIVISFGMTALVVILSLSSYLNAGTDVINIEKPGEQPETGR; translated from the coding sequence ATGGAACTTCTTGTCGCGATTTCGATTGGCGTGATGACCGCAACCGGCGTCTACCTGATGCTGCGTTTGCGCACGTTTCCGGTGGTTCTGGGCCTGTCGATGCTCAGCTATGCGGTGAACGTGTTCATCTTTGCGTCGGGGCGGCTGGTCACCGATGCGCCGCCGGTCCTGGGGGTCGCGGACACCATGACCGACCCACTGCCGCAAGCCCTGGTGCTGACCGCCATCGTGATTTCCTTCGGCATGACCGCCCTTGTGGTGATCCTGTCATTGAGCTCGTATCTGAATGCCGGGACCGACGTGATCAATATTGAAAAGCCGGGCGAGCAGCCCGAAACCGGTCGCTGA
- a CDS encoding Na+/H+ antiporter subunit E: MRARLLPHPLLSLALFVIWLLLVNSISINSIVFAALLGIVVPMITQPYWPDMPTLRNPVAIVGYCLIVLYDIVVANTQVALIVLFKRSADLRPAWVCVPLDIRSPEAITVLAGTITLTPGTVSCDLSEDGRAILVHCLHAPDPSAVSADIKSRYERRLKEIFE, from the coding sequence ATGCGCGCGCGCCTTCTTCCCCACCCGTTGCTTTCGTTGGCCTTGTTCGTGATCTGGCTGCTGCTGGTCAATTCGATCTCGATCAACTCGATTGTCTTTGCGGCCCTGCTGGGTATCGTCGTGCCGATGATCACCCAGCCCTATTGGCCGGACATGCCGACGCTGCGCAACCCGGTGGCGATTGTCGGGTATTGTCTGATCGTGCTTTATGACATTGTCGTCGCCAATACCCAGGTCGCCCTGATCGTGTTGTTCAAGCGCAGTGCCGATCTGAGACCTGCATGGGTCTGCGTGCCGCTCGATATCCGCTCGCCCGAGGCAATCACCGTTCTGGCCGGCACCATCACCCTGACCCCCGGCACCGTATCCTGCGATCTGTCCGAGGATGGGCGCGCGATATTGGTCCACTGCCTGCACGCGCCCGACCCGTCGGCGGTCAGCGCCGACATCAAATCCCGCTACGAGCGGCGGCTCAAGGAGATCTTCGAATGA
- a CDS encoding K+/H+ antiporter subunit F, translated as MIIYALTFAITCFSLGLILNLWRVVVGPAKSDRILALDTMVINAIALLILMGIWQGTTIYFEVSMLFALVGFVSTVSYCRFLLRGDIIE; from the coding sequence ATGATCATTTATGCGCTGACCTTTGCCATCACCTGCTTTTCGCTCGGGTTGATCCTGAACCTGTGGCGTGTGGTGGTCGGCCCCGCCAAGAGCGACCGGATTCTTGCGCTCGATACCATGGTTATCAATGCCATCGCGCTGTTGATCCTGATGGGAATCTGGCAGGGCACGACGATCTATTTTGAAGTCTCGATGCTCTTTGCCCTCGTTGGCTTTGTCTCAACCGTGTCCTATTGCCGCTTTCTTTTGCGCGGCGACATTATCGAATAA